A region from the Ptychodera flava strain L36383 chromosome 10, AS_Pfla_20210202, whole genome shotgun sequence genome encodes:
- the LOC139141605 gene encoding metabotropic glutamate receptor 3-like produces the protein MFFSVRNLIFALLCCTVCQSLVRYEKKGDLMLGGLFPLHEYNHTLAQCGSLLGLNALKMVEAMVFAVEEVNRNETILPNITVGFEIYDTCNYPSVTLESTLHFIPSQREFICRHSSGFQVQSLAENKSCPDPGQCAEHIVGVIGARRSSCSVQATTLLGLYWIPQISYMSTDDELSNTAKYPYFLRTVPPSRYQVKAMIDVLHRFNWTFVSALHSDDNYGQNGIAVFERLASQKGICIGASVSLSSRPLSGYYEDVVRALEKYANAKVVIVFAQPEHVQYLMTAVERSGASGKFIWLASDGWGNYGLDAITGNERAATGALMLRQYAVTAVEFEKHFHSMCPFKSDNPWMQEFVQQYGDDCVGVFHNSSNGNATHEFKGFLNDSDTVHQESLVIDSVLAFVHSMDLIYREHCQGHWDAHCVVFMSNGKLLIKYLLSESFTGPNGYVRFDQNGDVRGRYFIDQIQRTSDRDYEVVTVGGWWAEFEDEGTLDIRRELQWCNRTHCVHSNEHVPESVCSKPCQFGQAKMVTVQRECCWVCIQCQSWQIVADNGTTCRDCSAEEEYSWPNEEKTECEQIAPSYFHITDTAGIFLATLTSVGIVLTICSVAFYISYNEHLLIKASSRELSYIILAGVLVAYIINYTFMMTPSTAVCFGQRWIGLAMAMIYGTLTTKTNRVYRIFKSGKTSAKRPRFISPCSQVIIASIIISVQVVLIVIALVIQPPAAVLSMPDPTRPFVELRCADTEVAFFIYAFYSLILISVCSYEAFKTRRLPNNYNESKFITFDIFTSLVVLLAFMPSYVFSISAAHVCVYVIMASLIDAYVTLACLFLPKIYAVKFVSEGEMHLGYGSSYRSAFQAQAGQTNQSPDRANRVNPEGCSGTDVGGKNCQICCCCQGQTNNAVDNDEDIKSEEKANKQSNHTVTKDSDI, from the exons ATGTTTTTCTCTGTCAGGAACCTGATATTCGCCTTGCTCTGCTGTACAGTGTGTCAAAGTTTGGTGAGGTACGAGAAGAAGGGCGATCTCATGCTTGGCGGGCTTTTCCCTCTTCACGAGTATAACCACACTTTGGCTCAGTGCGGTAGTCTGCTCGGATTAAACGCCTTAAAGATGGTGGAGGCTATGGTATTTGCCGTCGAGGAAGTGAATCGGAATGAAACAATCCTGCCGAACATCACCGTCGGTTTTGAGATCTATGACACGTGTAATTATCCCTCGGTAACGTTGGAATCCACCCTCCATTTTATACCCTCCCAAAGAGAGTTCATCTGTCGCCATAGTTCTGGTTTTCAGGTACAATCGCTTGCCGAAAACAAGAGCTGCCCAGACCCGGGTCAATGTGCTGAGCATATTGTTGGAGTGATCGGCGCTCGTCGAAGCAGCTGCTCCGTTCAAGCGACAACTTTGCTGGGACTGTACTGGATCCCGCAGATTAGTTACATGTCGACGGACGACGAACTCAGCAACACAGCGAAGTATCCCTACTTTCTCCGTACCGTGCCGCCGAGTCGCTATCAAGTAAAAGCCATGATCGACGTCCTGCATCGCTTCAACTGGACGTTCGTCTCTGCCCTGCATTCCGATGACAACTACGGGCAAAACGGCATCGCTGTTTTCGAGCGCCTGGCTTCGCAGAAGGGCATCTGCATCGGTGCTTCGGTGTCGCTCAGCTCCAGGCCCCTCTCCGGCTACTACGAAGATGTCGTGCGGGCACTGGAGAAGTACGCAAATGCGAAAGTGGTGATTGTTTTTGCTCAGCCTGAACATGTTCAGTACCTCATGACGGCGGTGGAAAGATCGGGAGCCTCTGGAAAGTTTATCTGGTTAGCAAGTGATGGCTGGGGTAACTATGGCCTTGACGCAATCACTGGCAACGAGAGGGCAGCAACAG GGGCTCTGATGCTCAGACAGTATGCCGTGACCGCCGTCGAGTTTGAAAAACACTTCCACTCAATGTGTCCCTTCAAGAGTGACAACCCATGGATGCAGGAGTTTGTACAACAGTACGGCGACGACTGCGTCGGGGTCTTCCATAACTCGAGCAACGGGAACGCAACTCACGAGTTCAAAGGTTTCCTGAACGATTCAGATACCGTGCACCAGGAATCACTGGTCATCGACTCGGTCCTCGCTTTCGTTCACTCCATGGACTTGATCTACAGGGAGCATTGCCAAGGTCATTGGGATGCACACTGCGTGGTTTTCATGTCCAACGGTAAGCTGCTGATTAAGTATCTCTTATCCGAGAGTTTCACAGGGCCAAACGGATATGTCAGGTTCGATCAAAACGGCGACGTTCGCGGGAGATATTTTATAGATCAAATTCAGAGAACGTCCGACAGGGACTACGAAGTTGTCACGGTAGGGGGCTGGTGGGCCGAGTTTGAAGATGAGGGGACCCTGGACATTCGGCGGGAGCTCCAGTGGTGCAACAGGACGCATTGCGTCCACAGCAACGAACACGTCCCCGAGTCGGTGTGCAGCAAGCCCTGTCAGTTTGGACAGGCTAAGATGGTCACAGTGCAACGAGAATGCTGCTGGGTGTGTATCCAGTGTCAGAGCTGGCAGATAGTCGCCGACAACGGCACTACCTGTCGCGACTGCTCGGCTGAAGAGGAGTATTCGTGGCCGAACGAAGAGAAAACCGAATGCGAGCAGATCGCCCCTTCGTACTTTCACATCACCGATACAGCGGGGATTTTTCTTGCAACGCTGACTTCAGTAGGTATAGTCCTCACCATATGTTCAGTCGCCTTCTACATCAGCTACAATGAGCATCTTCTTATCAAAGCATCCAGCCGTGAACTGAGCTACATAATCCTGGCCGGAGTCCTTGTTGCCTACATTATCAATTACACCTTCATGATGACGCCCAGCACAGCGGTGTGTTTTGGACAGCGGTGGATCGGCTTGGCCATGGCTATGATATACGGAACCCTGACAACCAAAACCAACCGTGTCTATCGTATCTTCAAATCTGGCAAGACAAGTGCCAAACGACCCAGGTTCATCAGTCCATGCTCTCAGGTCATCATAGCCTCCATCATTATATCAGTACAG GTCGTATTGATCGTTATTGCATTGGTTATCCAACCCCCGGCTGCCGTGCTCTCCATGCCCGATCCGACTCGACCCTTCGTAGAACTACGGTGCGCCGATACTGAGGTGGCTTTCTTCATATACGCGTTCTACAGCCTCATTTTGATTAGCGTGTGTTCCTACGAAGCTTTCAAAACTCGCAGGTTGCCGAACAATTACAATGAATCGAAGTTCATTACTTTTGACATCTTCACCTCGCTGGTTGTACTGTTGGCATTCATGCCTTCGTATGTCTTCAGCATATCCGCCGCCCACGTGTGCGTCTACGTCATCATGGCGTCACTCATAGACGCCTACGTCACCCTTGCTTGCCTCTTTCTCCCGAAAATATACGCGGTGAAGTTCGTCAGTGAGGGCGAAATGCACCTTGGGTACGGCAGCTCCTACCGATCCGCCTTCCAAGCCCAAGCCGGGCAAACCAACCAGTCACCAGATCGCGCCAACCGCGTTAATCCAGAAGGTTGCTCTGGTACCGACGTTGGAGGTAAAAATTGTCagatttgttgttgttgccaAGGTCAAACAAACAACGCAGTCGACAATGACGAAGACATCAAGTCGGAAGAGAAAGCGAACAAACAATCGAACCACACCGTTACTAAAGATTCTGACATTTGA